One window from the genome of Rhodococcus sp. ABRD24 encodes:
- a CDS encoding cupin domain-containing protein: MSTAEKPVITVEEALESHNPPIIRRPDSVEAKMGRFKNTTQMVFHPSEEDPTQPNAGIINYLPGAGFPLHMHEFAQMWYVIEGECYYGDTILRAGDLVYMQDPHFEYEMKTDNGCRILFLQYQGPTTGQGPIYDGRFNVSEVKEVTRQDLER, encoded by the coding sequence ATGTCTACTGCCGAGAAGCCGGTCATCACCGTCGAGGAAGCACTCGAGTCGCACAACCCGCCCATCATCCGTCGGCCGGACAGCGTCGAGGCGAAGATGGGGCGGTTCAAGAACACCACCCAGATGGTCTTTCACCCGTCCGAAGAGGATCCCACGCAGCCGAATGCAGGCATCATCAACTATCTTCCGGGCGCAGGCTTCCCGCTCCACATGCACGAGTTCGCCCAGATGTGGTACGTGATCGAAGGCGAGTGCTACTACGGTGACACGATCCTGCGGGCCGGCGACCTCGTGTACATGCAGGACCCCCACTTCGAGTACGAGATGAAGACGGACAACGGTTGCCGCATCCTCTTCCTGCAGTACCAGGGACCGACCACCGGACAGGGGCCGATCTATGACGGCCGGTTCAATGTGTCAGAGGTGAAGGAAGTGACTCGCCAGGATCTGGAGCGCTGA
- a CDS encoding LuxR C-terminal-related transcriptional regulator, with protein MIWEARRVSIAQDGNSTAGADIPAFRGDRVVSRTRLVDALDAALTTENGSARIALVCAPAGSGKTTLLSTWARRLRTRLHSPAIAWTTVGERDNTADTMHASLTRALANAGHSGLRQACLELSTPARMQPVPIVDALRGLDEPLWLIIDDAHLLHEPAALAELEAILRAPPEKLKIVVCGRFEPPLAFQQLRLEGRVFDLTFEELAFTGNEAAELLAEHTVRLSDPQLAALMERTEGWAAGLRLAGMSLAEHPDPGTLIANFTGDRRAVADYLIEQVLIGLDERERDFLLRTSVPNDFTVALAEQLTGRGDAHDVIDALEHRNFLVTRTDLSPKTFRYHPLLRSYLRAEISRLGHEAVADLEHVAAQWYAEFGNTLLSLEHGITAGDHDDVVAMLAESGLTLIQDGHGAAVERLLVDAPREVRKNPITRLIRAAGFLDAGNPRVAASILASLEDEWPPPDCARDRVTLLRESLRVQTASYVGDIAPALDRLCLVDMGNSGDADLDAFVLLQRGRGQLHLGRLADAEESLRTALIHARESRSPRTAAQARTTLAVLAVCSGRISEATELTAEVLPRALGSSTSESNRAVLVHALCRYLRNESADAADLAASVVTTETDPQSDLHQDASIALALYAIDNADDRRAAIAALHGRTTLRRPAPRPPGAIAAVFPSMLLVYLDIGETAWGRELLTAARSTLGRTGDVALLEAIFHLYGNHFERARAELRPVLDGELLCAAATNLVTAWLVEAELARRRNHDARAHNALAEALRLAEPETVLRPFHDMAAASRELLSASHGRFGARDDFAGRVWSSLPRASNKTTEKLTRRELDLLAELPTWRTAEEIAADLCVSVNTVKTHLRGIYRKLGVSTRRDAVTAAHTLGLL; from the coding sequence GTGATATGGGAGGCACGTCGGGTGTCAATCGCACAGGACGGGAATTCCACTGCGGGCGCCGATATCCCAGCGTTTCGCGGCGATCGAGTCGTGTCCCGAACTCGACTCGTAGACGCTCTCGATGCCGCGCTCACCACCGAAAACGGCTCGGCCCGAATCGCATTGGTCTGCGCACCAGCAGGTTCGGGAAAGACAACTCTGCTGTCCACCTGGGCGCGGCGCCTCCGGACCCGCCTTCACTCCCCAGCGATTGCATGGACCACGGTGGGAGAACGGGACAACACTGCAGACACGATGCACGCATCGCTCACCCGAGCGCTTGCCAATGCCGGGCATTCCGGACTACGACAGGCCTGCCTCGAGCTCTCGACTCCAGCACGTATGCAACCGGTTCCGATCGTCGATGCGCTGCGTGGGCTCGACGAGCCGCTGTGGTTGATCATCGACGACGCCCATCTGCTGCACGAACCCGCGGCGCTGGCCGAACTCGAGGCAATCCTGAGGGCTCCGCCCGAGAAGCTGAAGATTGTCGTCTGCGGCCGATTCGAGCCACCTCTCGCCTTCCAGCAACTTCGACTGGAGGGGCGGGTATTCGACCTCACCTTCGAGGAGCTCGCGTTCACCGGCAACGAAGCCGCGGAACTGCTCGCCGAACACACTGTGCGGCTCTCCGATCCCCAGCTGGCCGCCCTGATGGAACGCACCGAGGGGTGGGCAGCCGGACTTCGTCTCGCTGGAATGTCGTTGGCGGAGCACCCCGATCCGGGAACTCTGATCGCGAACTTCACCGGTGATCGCCGCGCGGTCGCGGACTACCTCATCGAACAGGTTCTCATCGGACTCGACGAAAGGGAACGGGACTTCCTCCTGCGCACGTCGGTTCCGAACGACTTCACTGTGGCGCTCGCGGAACAACTCACCGGTCGCGGCGACGCCCACGACGTCATAGACGCCCTCGAGCATCGAAACTTCCTTGTGACGCGAACCGACCTTTCTCCCAAGACCTTCCGCTATCACCCCCTGCTTCGCAGCTATCTGCGCGCCGAGATCAGCCGGTTGGGCCACGAGGCGGTCGCAGATCTCGAACACGTCGCGGCCCAGTGGTACGCGGAGTTCGGCAATACGCTGCTGTCACTCGAGCACGGCATCACGGCCGGCGATCACGACGACGTCGTCGCGATGCTCGCCGAATCAGGATTGACGCTGATCCAGGACGGTCACGGTGCCGCCGTCGAACGCTTGCTCGTCGACGCGCCACGCGAGGTCCGCAAGAACCCGATCACCCGCCTGATCCGCGCAGCCGGATTCCTCGATGCCGGGAATCCGAGGGTCGCGGCATCCATCCTTGCCTCGCTCGAAGACGAGTGGCCGCCCCCTGACTGCGCACGCGACAGGGTCACGCTCCTGAGGGAGTCGCTGCGCGTGCAGACGGCGTCGTACGTCGGTGACATCGCGCCGGCGCTCGATCGCCTCTGCCTTGTCGATATGGGGAACTCCGGGGATGCCGATCTCGATGCCTTCGTATTGCTACAGCGCGGACGCGGTCAACTGCACCTCGGCCGCCTCGCCGACGCCGAGGAGAGTTTGAGAACCGCCCTCATCCATGCACGCGAGAGCCGATCCCCGCGCACCGCGGCTCAGGCGAGGACCACCCTCGCAGTCCTCGCCGTCTGCAGTGGCCGCATCAGCGAGGCCACCGAACTCACCGCCGAGGTACTTCCCCGAGCACTGGGTTCATCTACATCCGAGTCGAATCGAGCAGTGCTCGTTCATGCACTGTGCCGCTACCTTCGGAACGAGAGCGCAGATGCGGCCGACCTGGCAGCATCGGTCGTGACTACGGAGACCGATCCCCAATCGGACCTCCATCAAGACGCCTCCATCGCATTGGCGCTGTATGCCATCGACAACGCAGACGATCGGCGCGCCGCGATTGCAGCCCTGCACGGCAGGACCACCCTGCGACGTCCCGCGCCGCGGCCTCCCGGTGCCATTGCGGCCGTCTTTCCGTCGATGCTGTTGGTGTACCTCGACATCGGTGAGACCGCTTGGGGTCGGGAACTTCTGACGGCCGCAAGGTCCACACTGGGACGAACCGGGGACGTCGCGCTCCTCGAGGCGATCTTTCATCTGTACGGCAACCACTTCGAGCGGGCGCGAGCGGAACTACGGCCCGTCCTCGACGGCGAGCTGCTGTGCGCCGCGGCAACCAATCTGGTGACGGCATGGCTGGTGGAGGCGGAGCTCGCACGTCGCCGCAACCACGATGCCCGTGCCCACAACGCCCTTGCCGAGGCACTGCGACTGGCCGAGCCCGAAACCGTGTTGCGCCCCTTCCACGACATGGCGGCGGCGAGCCGGGAACTGCTGTCCGCCAGTCACGGACGATTCGGGGCGCGTGACGATTTCGCCGGCCGAGTGTGGTCGTCGTTGCCCCGCGCGTCGAACAAGACCACCGAGAAGCTGACCCGGCGCGAACTCGACCTACTCGCGGAACTACCGACGTGGCGCACCGCCGAGGAGATCGCGGCAGACCTATGCGTGTCGGTGAACACCGTCAAGACGCACCTGCGCGGGATCTACCGCAAGCTCGGTGTCAGCACCCGCCGCGACGCGGTCACCGCAGCGCACACCCTCGGTCTGCTCTGA